Genomic segment of Arctopsyche grandis isolate Sample6627 chromosome 3, ASM5162203v2, whole genome shotgun sequence:
ggactaaaccaacgacgattttgggccaactttttaaccagcagtagcgtacaaaatatcgaattaaaaattaaattttaaaattgaaattaaatatcaaaatcaagctaaagagcgagattgagctaaaattagatcatcgttgatgttttgaattacaacaatgttttgaattacgacgatgcgcatttaaaaccagagaaatattataatttctctgcttacgagcgaaaaaaaaatattgttaaagtcgtcacgagatgttactgtatttctacCGTCgacgatcgataaaaaaaaacaaatcataaaaaaacgcggtgtcggatgtcggtgatttgtcaaagggttttttttctttcgtcgaaataaaatttataatcacacattatccgataaaatttacctctgaaatgatttaattaattgatttatttcgacgagagaaacaattgaagactaaaaaaatttcgtttgataaaccgacaacataccgggttgggaccatcgctcggtcacccatacttatacatgagatattctcagtaactgcgcattacggggaactaaaaataataattctttgattttttttttcgatcttagtgcgtatcttcgtaagtcaaaacatcttcgacaaacaaaagtcgaggattacctgtatgtgattgttgatgaactaattttaggtcaatctcgaaaatttatttaattagggcatgttctgttttaactttcaatattttattttaattttaatatattgataataattttattttgatatttgaatttaattttaatataataattaatttttaattttgatatttaatttcaatttttaaatttaatttttatttcgatattttgtacgctactggttttatcctgctggttaaaacgttggaccaaaatcgtcgttggtttggtccgtacgcagcataacacttgcaggatacgggtcgtgctggataggtatgaacagacctttaagagttcaaataaattaatacaacttTGTAATAAGTATAATCGATCTGTAATTTCTGCGAAATTACAGATCGATTATACTTATTACAATAAACAGCTTACTGTTTATTTTTCGCGCTTAGAAGGGTACGCGCGAGACTACTGTaaggcagggaaggtatgttgaccgtatctcGGCCCAACcaaacacatgttgtgtagtttgaaagaggatcgtttatttttgttcaattggtacaatggttattgtatgtacgaagaagtttcttcggagatgtgataCAGTTGAACTCTAAAGGCTCACTCTGCTGGCTGgagttgctgcgttgctttatatacatttccaggacacgtgtcgTGTCTTTGTTCTCGAGACGTGCAATGACCTGGTTTCGGGCACGTGTACTTGTGACACGTGTTGAGCGCAGAAGCTTTGTTTTTGGTACTCGTGGTTTTTTTGagcgtggtttttatgggttcatgcGCCTGGACGTCGTTCGTGGGGTAATGGGGTCGTGCGCCGTGTGTTTACGGTGCACCGACCTCTTTATGAGGCGATCGACTTTTCTGGATATGTGCCGCAGTGGCCTGATGAGATCATATAGCATGAGTTTTACTATATGCCTACATTACTTTGCGAAAGATGGACATGGACATGAGAAGAAAAGCGGCTTTGGCGATCATACTCGAGGATGCGTTGAGGACGCCCAAACGTAAAAGGCGGTGGATTAAGCAGTGGATGCTTCATTGCTTCAGAAGAATCGATATTCACACTTGAATATCGCTGAAGAAATGGTTCTAGGCGATGACATGAACGATAACCAGAACCTTTTTAGAATGAGTGAAGATTTGTTTGATTCATTGCTAATATACACCGAGAGAGAAACTTGCCGTAACATTACGGTACCTTGCAACTGGCAGTAGTTTCACGTGCTTGAGATATTCCAGTTTTCTTTTGACGTCTACTATAAGTGAAGCTCTTATTTCCATATGCAGAGCATTAAGTCACGTTCTCAAGAAGTAtataaaggtaaaaataaaaatcaaagtaatataaaaactttattatttcaatgttCTTAAAGACTAAGTAATTTTAATAAGAAACGGgatataaattaagattatatatttacagtgggaTGCTGATTTAAGGGAATTACATCGTCATGAAGAAATTGGAAAGATTTTACAATACCCTTAATACGGAATAAAAAAgacgtcttaatgtgaaacatttatttatttatttaatagttttggaccattgtggcattacaggaagaacctaatgcgccacaatggcctacatttgaaaaagatataaaaacatgatataaaaacaagtaaactgtaaataaaggaaaaaagcaaaagcagaaaaacatggtaaaataaaataataaaaaaaaagtaacaaaaggaaaataatacatcattcagagagaaaaaaaaataacaaaagtgtaaaaattaaaaataaaatccataaatcccattctttgtttacactgaacaaaattaaaatagtatataaaaatatacaaaggagaaagaaaaagtaaaataaaataaaacaaaatatgaatacaaaataaaatcacagcgagccctaatggaagagagtagattaagattccactcattcatcacattcaaattaagaaagtaatgatgagcgcaggttaccagataaatatgttaagataatatccgataatctacgctccccaaggtggaaaatatcacattcagggacagcagcaaagatttcattgagaagtcgaatagctcttggaataggagccattcgaaaaagaactgtgcgagcagcaggtacaactatcaaatgatgatgtctaccacgcacataattattagggacataaagtcccaactgttccagcaacaacgggcatgacgtattaccacgcaatagctggagaacgaaacgaattaacgagaagtttctccgaagttcaagggaattatacccaagcatgcccaaaaggaaaggagtaggatagagatatgggtagtacccatactctttcttataaagaaaacgaagaaatgctttttgcactttttctataataagagagtagtttgcttcatgcggattccacacaattgcattatactctagcttacttctaacaagcgagttgaaaagcaagcgagaagacaaggggttggagaataatctagcatatcttaGAGAACGTCATTCAACTGAAACGGCCATTCAATTGATCATTTCTAGTTGGATGGGAGTGATAGATGATTCTAATAAAGTGGTTGCAGCTGTATTCTTGGACTTAAAATAGCGTTCAAAACCATAGATAGGAGAATATTGATAGATAAATTAAGTAAGTTAGGATAGGGTGGGAAAGTATTAAGTTCGTTTGAATGTTATATCTGAATAATAGAAGACAGAATGTAACAATtaatgaaagagtttctaaaagttTGATTGTTCCATTTGGAGTACCACAGGGTTCTAAATTAGGACctctgttgtttattttatatattaatgatttggtgaaagtatttgatatatgtaaagttCATATGTTTGCGGATGATACGATAGTTTATATTGCAGGTGATGATGTGCAAGTTATGAGTGATATTTTATGTAGGGAATTACAGTATTTAAGTGATTGGTTAtgtgagaataaactgaaagtgaatttaaataagactaagatgatgtggatgaataataaaagcgttgtaagtgatgtgattatggatgggagagtggtagaagtagtagattatattaagtatttaggcatttatttggattgtaatttaagttttaaggtgcacgcagattatattattaaaaaaagttggtgtactttgtaggttaagaaatttattaaaaatttaaaaagtaaaatattgatatataattgtattgtacggcctcatactgtatattgcgctacagtgctcTATCTATTCAGTGGATTTTGTactgataaactgcagaaagtgcagaatagagcaatgcgtgcaatttttaatgtgaggaaacgtaagaatgtaagttagatgaattgaaatggttggatattagaaatagtcttaaattaagcactttaaaatttatatataatataagctagataagaatttattacccaaatattttaataatcatatagttaggaatagagatatacataattataaaactagaaataggaataaattaattactggtagagttaagaaagctaaaactgcaggaggtgtttttcacagaggtgttcaaatctataatgcccttcctgagagcattagaagtgctaataacattggtgctttcttgaagggtgttaatggatacctttgtagAAGATGatgtaattgtttaatataataaatgaaatgttaGGCATTATAATTTCAGCTActtattacagtttttttttgttaattgtattattttgtagttataattttagttgttattttgtgatatattcattagcagtttgctatataaataaataaaataaaaatccaatTACCGAGCTCCTGAGCTCCTACAACCAACGGCCACGGCCACGAgggcttttggctcgaacatCTATAATTTATAATCACATCGATGCTTAACACATCGAATCTACAATGACGGAAAGAACTCGTATGTCCGTATCAACGTGCGAGGctcatataataatacaaatttcgtaaataaaaagtatttgcgactaatttttttttgtgtgtccAGTTATCATgcgaataatttttaatttttgggtgtgatcagtagaggtaggaccggaagcgcgccgtctattgttccattattgtaaatgctttgtaaaaaaggttcgcgccgtctattgttccattattgtaaatgctttgtaaaaaaggttcggaaaacctttaacaatgcatttacaacatgtgaacaatggacagcgcgctctgggtccgctctttagtgatcagttttctcgtgaccaatttctgggtatgaccagttttctcgtgaccaatttttgggtgtgaccagttctAAGCCACCATTCCACCGAATACGTTGACGCATACGTATCGTGACTGACGACTACGACAGAACATACATCAACGcgacgtacatatgtgcattcatATGGGCAAAAACGATACGTCTGCGTCAACGTATTCGGTGGAAGAGCGcctttagtgtgacgggtgacgacgtgtgaccgatcttcatagagcgaccggttatccTGTTACCGGTTCACATTAGACTAGTAGTCTGTTTACCAAGTTGAAGTGtgctgatttgtcgtgccaccaccagcataaatgttttttttttatttaagatatttgcaatcgacccgtcggtcataagcagattttataacaatttatttatcagaAGATTTGGCAATTCATTAATTGCCAACTTTTTATCCAGTACTCGAGCACTCTGCGGCGCTTTAGTCTAGTGTCTTTTGCACTAGACTTAATAAGAGCTTTTGCCAGCTCGTTTGAGTGGGTTTCGAGTCTGCGCTTgtagttttttgtaaaactttctatttccgttttaattgatggtatagatacatgttgatgaatttcagtgtttctcgcaaaccatggggcatttgttattattctaagGACTTTTTTTTGGAATCGTTGTAAGATTTCCACGTTAGAGTTACTACTCGTTCCCCATAGTTGGATACCATATGTCCAGACTGGCTTTAGGATTGACTTGTATACCAAAATTTTATTCTCTAATGTTAGACTGGATTTTCTTCCTATCAACCAGTTCATTTTGTGTAGCCGCTGGGTGAGTTcctgtcttttatttttgatgtgatCTTTCCATGTCAGTCTCCTGTCAATGGTGAAACCCAGGTATTTTGCTGCGGTACTTTCAGTCAGTTCATCGTTTTTCAGTCTGACTACTGGGCAGTTCCCTCGTCGAAGTGTGAATGTGACATGAACAGATTTGCCAGTGCTAGCCTTCACTCGCCATTTTTTCATCCACTCTTGGAAGCCATTTAATTGATCCTGTAACACTTCCGATGCGAGTGTGGGGTCGCTACTACTTGTTAGGAATGCGGTGTCATCAGCGTACGTTGCTACTGTGACATTTTTTTTGGTGTTGGGATGTCTGCTGTGTAGATCGTGTATAATATTGGTCCCAAAATggatccctgtggtactcccgCTCTGATTTTGTATATCTTTGAAAACGCCTCGCCTTGTCTCACTTGGAATATTCTGTCCTAGATATATGATTTAATTATTGTGTATAGAGTGTGTGGGAGCTCTTTTTTGACCTTATATAGCAACCGCTTGTGCCAGACTCTGTCAAATGCCTGTTGTATGTCTAAGAAGGCTGCAGAGCAGTATTCTCTATCTTCCAGTTTGTCTGATTTTTTGGACCACTCTATGGACCTGCTCGATTGTGGAGTGGTTTGCTCTGAACCCAAATTGGTGTTCTGGAATTATTCCTTCCTCCGTCACTACAGGTAAGATTCTAGTCAGTAGTATCTTCTCAAATAGTTTTGAGTTCAAGGTCAGTAAGCTAATCGGTCTATAAGAGGATACTTTGTTTGGGGGTTTGCCGGGCTTAGGTATCATCATGATTTGAGACACTTTCCAGAGCACTGGGAAATATAATGTTCTTAACATACTGTTGAACAGCATAGTTAAGAACACGATTCCCTTCCTCGGTAATTCTTTTAAAATTACCGCAGTGATTAGATCAAATCCAGGAGCTTTTTTAGGATTTAGCATTTTTATGTGTTTCATAATCTCTTTAGGTGTTATGCTCTTTATGGGTTTACACATCTGAAaatctgtttttaaaaatatatctatctatTCCTCGGATTCATCTTCTGCTTCATTGGGTTTAAATACATCCTGAAGAAATTCTGCATAAATTTCGGCTTTTTCATCGTCATTTCTTCCCCATCCGCCATTTGGGTTGCGTACTGGTGGAGCTGACTGCTGTGGTCGCTTGAAGTTCCCAGTAGCTTTCCAAAGCGAGTATTCATTCGCTTTGGATGTCAGGTTGCTTAAATATTGGTTGAaggattcatttttaatttcgtttagCATTATTTTGAGTTCTCTTGATGATTTTTGAAATGATTTGCGATCTGCTTGTAATCGGCTTGAGATCCATATTCTTCTTAATCTTCGTCtttcttgtatttttatttttattgctttggggTAGTTAAGATTCTGTTTTGTGTTCTCGTTTTGACAGGGCGTAGATTTCCAGTCTGCTATTTGTATTAAGTTAGTTATATATCTAGTTGCATCTTCTATTTCATTTCCTGTTTTAAGTGGTATTTTCAAGTTAATATTTTCCTCCAAGTATGTTTTGAATGCTTCCCAGTCTGTTTGTTTATTGCACAGTGTTtgtcttttttctttttgaattagTGTtgtgctcagtgttattatgaTAGGACAGTGATCAGACGAACCGTCCATGCAATTTTCCACATTCATATACAGCGAAGACATCCCCTTGActataaaaaagtcaatcagGTCAGGGTTTTTGTTTACATCGGCTGGCCAGAATGTAGTTTCTCCTGTCGACAGTGTTTGCATAGAATTCATATCAATGCTATTTTTCAGTTGTCTGCCTCTTGGTAGTGTAATTCTGGAGCCCCAATGAGTGTTTTTTGTGTTCCAGTCTCCTCCAATGATAAATCTATGTCCTAGAGTTTTAAATAAGTCATTGTACATTTCTGTAGTTATTTTGTGTCTAGGTGGGCAGTAAATTGTTGTGATAGTTAATGGTCCTCTCCAGTCCAGCACATTTATTGTTAACAGAATCGGCGTCGCGCTACCCATCGAAATCGGTGCTCGATAGTTCTTTACCATTTAACCATTTAACCCACCCCTTCCATTCTTATTATTGCTATATTCtaatttactatattttataataaaaacaataaacaaaaagtgCTGGTACACGTGATAAGACAATGTAATGGCGGTAAAACAATGTTTATTTACGAAGAAAGTTGAGCACTTTGGAAAAAAAACCGTGGTTTACCTCTGGCTTAGGATGATGAAGTTTGTTTACCAAAATTATCAcaatttcatccaataaataaaaattattacatttaaaataaataaaacaagtaagccaaataatagatctgtgtatttaattttcaattattatttctcttaaaattatttaaataaactgcaatGAGAGGGGGCGCCAGAAACatcatggcacgcatgcagctaatatgtaagaatattaacagtatatttatttaataacaattttttaaatttatttcagcatgcaattttttatgtgtcccGAGGCTAGAGTTATGactaaatgatttcagacaaatttcacacttgtatggcctttcccccgtgtgagatctcaaatgtgacataagtttacttttagaaataaatgattttaaacaaatgtcacatttgtgtggttttatcccagcatgcaattttttatgtatatcgaggtgagatttttgagtaaatggtttcagacaaatttcacacttgtatgggtTTTCCCcggtgtgagatctcaaatgtgacacaagtccgagtttataaataaatgattttaagcaaatgtcacatttgtgtggttttattccagcatgcaattttttatgtgtcccgaggcttgatttttgagtaaatgatttcagacaaatttcacacttatatggcttttcccccgtgtgagatctcaaatgtaacacaagtttaGTTTtagtaataaatgattttacacaaatgttacatttatgtggttttatcccagcatgcatttttttatgtatatcgaGGTGAGAttgttgagtaaatgatttcagacaaatttcacacttgtatggcttttctcctgtgtgagatctcaaatgtgacacaagtccaagtttataaataaatgattttaagcaaatgtcacatttgtgtggttttattccagcatgcaattttttatgtgtcccgaggctagatttttgagtaaatgacttcagacaaatttcacacttgtatggcttttcccccgcgTGACATCTCAAATGTTTCACAAGTccattttttcgaataaatgattttaaacaaatatcacatttgaacagcTTTTGCCCAGGATGTGATGTTTTGAGTAAAATAAGTTCAGATCCACTGGGAAATGACTTTAAGCACatttcactattctttcggagaattgtcgattgtgaaggctcatcgtcacatattaaatcttccaataaaacttcttcagtcttgatcttcaagcaatcgtctaacctcagttgagacgaTTAGTtgtttcgaaaacaagcctttcgaaagctgctCAACAATTCCAGactggtcttacacgaaagacacaccctgTCTGGCAATCCATCGCCTCTTTTGACCTGCAGATGGAAAAATAGTAGGATCaagcggtgagaagagttaACGACAATAATTGTAACCTGTAATGTAACCAGCACcgacataaatttgacagcaggtccgaatgcgttgctccagacgctctggatgaggatctgGTCTCcggaagatggagacggaagatgcggccggagctggtccaagacaaagcctgcactccatcgtccctgcACTCCATCAACTCTGACAGCAACCACTCCCCTCgacttgcttttttttattttattataactatGACATGTAGTCAttggcagcgttaacactagcggtAGATACCGCGGTATTTGACTGCGTGAGAACATACAGCGTGTTCCAATCTTTCACCAATCCGCGAGCCACACGACGCCCCTCCATAGCTCGGGCAGTACCCCTAGGATTGCCTTGGGGGGATGTCGTCGATATTTCAGAGAGGCAtgagggcgaaatcagacagcggtgaatgtgggacgtggttttttttagatacatatagaaaaaacgtGGCATTCATCGAACGCGTACATGGGAtagtttagaattttataaagaaaataagaaacttttgaatcaaattagcagtgtataaataaatatagcaacAGAGGTGATGAAATTGAGTGAgaatgaagatgattaaattcaacaattaatttttaagcgcactttttaagttcctaactacatatgtatatttcggttattatgaaagtggaataagtcatataatatttcctttgagataattggacttttgtgtaaatttgttttaaaaattattgtgaTACCTTAGCCTTatgggggtctacgtgacgagccggaatctgatattaccgaaaacgcaaagatcgaaaatcgaaagatcaaaaaaagagggtgcatggtaaacggtacatactcactgtaTGACCGGCCTTATAGATATAATCTTTTCCCGCacaattttaaagaaaattgtaaaataaacatttttttgttaaatgttctctttttttttgtccaagACACTTGGCAACCCTAGCTTATGGTGATTTTCGATGATAGTGcgatataactagaggtaggatagtcacagtgctatccattgttccattgttgtaaatcctttgtaaaaaggttcggcaaactttgaacaatacgcggctccttctgggtccggtgactagataTAACCATgtctttgaatatatgtatataaatataatgtagcataccaatatgaaaaattattacggtaaataataattacggatcacaaatgaaattattttatttaaaaaaatcaatataatacaaatatacataaaaaagaataacaaagatagtaaaaaaataaaaagcaagaaagaaatatgtatagtaaaaaaacaagtaaataataatgatatgtaattatataggtTGACCTACCACGGTGTCTACAAGGTTACAAGGCTGTTCTTCTTTTCTCATCGAAGAAATACTGTCGAAACTCGTCTCTGACTGTTTTTGCATCTGACTTAGCATTTCGATTAAAAGAAGTGGAAAGGCTAGTTATTGTGTCTTTGTCTTCTTCTAATGCAATATCATCAGCTACTAATACATATGGAAAATTCGTCGTGGTGTTGGGCAATGGACATGGCTCTGGCAAATTTAATTTGCGTTGTTCATAGAGTTCCCAAAATTTCGTATAGAATAAAACTCCACCATCTGAGATTTTTCCGTTTGTTCCTACATCAATCATGATGAACTCTTTTCTCGCATTAACCAAAGCCATGAGGACAATGCTATAAAAGTCTTTATAATTGTAGTATGAGGGACCCGACATTCGaggtttaataatttcaatgtgttTGCCATCTAGACTTCTAATGCATCTGGGGAAATTGTAAAGTTTTCCAAATTCATTTGCGATTTCGATCCATTCTGCATCCGTTGTTGGcatctgaaaaattttaaatttaaattttttttttcaggaagatTATTCTCAACAACACCAAAATGAAGTAGTACAAAAAGAGTCTTTGATATATTCGTCTCTTAATGATGACGATGAAGGTCCAATGccgaaaataacaaagaataggccgaacaaaaaaaaatgagctgCTTGCACAAGCATGCACTATACTGTCTCGGCCCATTGTTGAATCTCCCCAAACTTCTTTCGATCTAATGTGTGCGTCCTAGATTGAGAGTTTAAAAGGCTTAAATGCGAAACTAAAATTAGATACAGCACATgccataaacaatataatatatgaagctcaaacgaaaaatttgtattatactgaAATTGATAATTCATTATCTCTCACATCTTTATCAAACTCATCGCCACATGTTATCCACATACCCGAGAATACTAGCTTCAATTCACCCAAAATACAAGTAGTAGAAGGGTTGGAACCATCAACACACATTACCAAACGTCCGCCAATTATCCACAttcctaaaaatattaaatacaatcaaACGGGTATACGAATAACAGAAGGGTTGGcttcaaaaatttttataaaacatcaaacaacatcacacataaacataatcatctagtcatcatttattttttacatacttcctttattattgtatttcattataatttgtttttttgtttatgcaaaatgtttactatataataagtaatataaataaagtttttatattactttggtttttatttttacctttataTACTTCTTGATCATCGCGCCGAGACTAAAG
This window contains:
- the LOC143923288 gene encoding uncharacterized protein LOC143923288 isoform X1, which translates into the protein MCLKSFPSGSELILLKTSHPGQKLFKCDICLKSFIRKNGLVKHLRCHAGEKPYKCEICLKSFTQKSSLGTHKKLHAGIKPHKCDICLKSFIYKLGLVSHLRSHTGEKPYKCEICLKSFTQQSHLDIHKKMHAGIKPHKCNICVKSFITKTKLVLHLRSHTGEKPYKCEICLKSFTQKSSLGTHKKLHAGIKPHKCDICLKSFIYKLGLVSHLRSHTGENPYKCEICLKPFTQKSHLDIHKKLHAGIKPHKCDICLKSFISKSKLMSHLRSHTGERPYKCEICLKSFSHNSSLGTHKKLHAEINLKNCY
- the LOC143923288 gene encoding uncharacterized protein LOC143923288 isoform X2; protein product: MECRLCLGPAPAASSVSIFRRPDPHPERLEQRIRTCCQIYVKRGDGLPDRVCLSCKTSLELLSSFRKACFRNN